A single window of Hyla sarda isolate aHylSar1 chromosome 2, aHylSar1.hap1, whole genome shotgun sequence DNA harbors:
- the LOC130358155 gene encoding oocyte zinc finger protein XlCOF6-like isoform X1, whose amino-acid sequence MVRFTNDPTRMEKARKHMAARILDFALEIIHLITGEDYTVVKKWSGECVTPRVSGGSGTIQSPTPEDPPPHSLIHEQKILELTTRITELLTGEVPIRCQDVTVYFSMEEWEYVEGHKDLYQDMIEDHRPLTPDGYTGGDVCIPCVFPIDEVMDRNPPKRCPRPLYSQDCPEENVPEDHQEEDLIIIKVEDESEEEEVEEIMRGYDSCMREVKKEICGDVTPENPDKETDGNFMLSLNSGVELEEVTLHSLGEDLLSLDVHPGLLGTDLSYSPYNREQVLTTSTHRKKGKRFNCDECKKEFTNISDLITHRRSHTGEKYSCSLCGKCFRNTSELVAHERMHTGENPYSCSQCGKRFALRTDLLKHQETHSTERPYPCPVCGKRFTSIPYLSIHERRHTGENPFSCPECGKCFTRKSDLITHVRIHRVEKPHLCSTCGKCFTEKSQLLAHERSHIGEKSYSCSECGLCFKEKSDLVAHERSHTEEKTCPECGKCFTQKNDYFLHIRAHAEEKQYSCTECGQCFFNMAHLLEHEKNHTGEKPYSCSVCGKGFRDKRYFLTHEKSHTEDEQYSCSECGKCFSDKRYFAIHKKTHREEKTHSCSECKKCFTKKSSLIDHKRIHTGEKEYLCLECGKSFTHRRYFVIHKRIHTGEKPHSCSECGKSFTNKSHLVTHQRIHTGEKPYSCSECGKCFTKKSHLNIHQRTHTGEKPYPCSQCTMAFTTKSNLHMHEKRNHTGEKPYSCSECGKCFRNESNLFTHERKNHSGQKPL is encoded by the exons ATGGTCCGTTTCACCAATGACCCAACAAGGATGGAGAAGGCCAGAAAGCACATGGCTGCCAGGATATTAGACTTCGCCCTAGAGATAATCCACCTGATaaccggagag gattacacagtagtgaagaagtggtCTGGTGAGTGTGTGACCCCCCGTGTGTCAGGAGGATCGGGCACCATCCAGAGCCCCACCCCCGAGGATCCTCCACCTCATTCACTGATACAtgagcagaagatcctagaactgacCACCAGGATaactgagctgctgactggagag gttcctataaggtgtcaggacgtcactgtctatttctccatggaggagtgggagtatgtagaaggacacaaggatctgtaccaggacatgaTAGAGGATCACCGTCCCCTCACACCGG atggatatacaggaggtgatgtatgcattccctgtgtgttccctataGATGAAGTCATGGATAGAAATCCACccaagaggtgtccccgtcctctgtattcccaggattGTCCAGAAGAAAATGTCCCAGAGGaccatcag GAAGAAGATCTGATTATTATTAAAGTGGAGGATgaatctgaagaagaagaagtagAGGAGATTATGAGAGGCTATGACTcgtgtatgagggaagtgaagAAGGAAATTTGTGGAGATGTCACCCCAG AAAATCCCGATAAGGAGACTGATGGAAACTTCATGTTATCACTGAATTCTGGAGTAGAACTTGAAGAAGTCACGCTGCACTCCTTAGGAGAGGACCTCCTTTCACTCGATGTTCATCCAGGTCTTCTCGGTACAGATCTATCCTATAGTCCCTATAACCGTGAGCAGGTTCTTACAACAAGTACACATAGAAAAAAGGGCAAACGGTTTAATTGTGATGAATGTAAAAAAGAGTTTACAAACATCTCAGACCTTATAACACACAGAAGaagccacacaggggagaagtATTCATGTTCactatgtgggaaatgttttaggaATACATCCGAGCTTGTGGCACATGAAAGAATGCACACAGGAGAGAATCCAtattcatgttcacaatgtgggaaaCGTTTTGCCCTGAGAACAGATCTTCTTAAACATCAGGAAACTCACTCAACAGAGAGGCCATATCCGTGTCCCGTATGTGGCAAACGTTTTACATCAATACCATATCTTAGTATACACGAAAGAAGGCACACAGGAGAGAACCccttttcatgtccagaatgcgggaaatgtttCACGAGAAAATCCGATCTTATTACACATGTGAGAATTCACAGAGTAGAGAAGCCGCATTTATGTTCaacatgtggaaaatgttttacagaAAAATCACAGCTTTTGgcacatgagagaagtcacataGGAGAGAAGtcctattcatgttcagaatgtgggttatgttttaaagaaaaatcagatcttgttgcacatgagagaagtcacacggAGGAAAagacatgtccagaatgtgggaaatgttttacacaaaaaaatgattattttttacatatcagAGCTCACGCAGAAGAGAAGCAGTATTCATGTACAGAATGTGGGCAATGTTTTTTTAATATGGCGCATCTTCTTGAGCATGAGAAaaatcacacaggagaaaagccgtattcatgttcagtatGTGGGAAAGGTTTTAGAGATAAAAGATATTTTCTTACACATGAGAAAAGTCACACAGAAGATGAGCAATATTCTTGctcagagtgtgggaaatgtttttcagaTAAAAGATATTTTGCTATACATAAGAAAACTCACAGAGAAGAAAAAAcacattcatgttcagaatgtaagaaatgttttacaaaaaaatcaagTCTTATTGATcataagagaattcacacaggagagaaggagtATTTGtgcttagaatgtgggaaatctttTACCCATAGAAGATATTTTGTAATACATAAGAGAAtacacacaggggaaaagccacattcatgttcagaatgtggtaaatctTTTACAAATAAATCACACCTTGTTACAcaccagagaattcacacaggagaaaagccgtattcgtgttcagaatgtgggaagtgCTTTACAAAGAAATCACATCTTAAtatacatcagagaactcacacaggagagaagccatatccgTGTTCACAATGTACCATGGCTTTTACGACCAAATCAAATCTGCATATGCATGAGAAAagaaatcacacaggagagaagccgtattcgtgttcagaatgtgggaaatgttttagaaaTGAATCAAATCTTTTTACACATGAGAGAAAAAATCACTCAGGACAGAAGCCACTTTGA
- the LOC130358155 gene encoding zinc finger protein 432-like isoform X2, whose product MVRFTNDPTRMEKARKHMAARILDFALEIIHLITGEDYTVVKKWSGECVTPRVSGGSGTIQSPTPEDPPPHSLIHEQKILELTTRITELLTGEVPIRCQDVTVYFSMEEWEYVEGHKDLYQDMIEDHRPLTPDEVMDRNPPKRCPRPLYSQDCPEENVPEDHQEEDLIIIKVEDESEEEEVEEIMRGYDSCMREVKKEICGDVTPENPDKETDGNFMLSLNSGVELEEVTLHSLGEDLLSLDVHPGLLGTDLSYSPYNREQVLTTSTHRKKGKRFNCDECKKEFTNISDLITHRRSHTGEKYSCSLCGKCFRNTSELVAHERMHTGENPYSCSQCGKRFALRTDLLKHQETHSTERPYPCPVCGKRFTSIPYLSIHERRHTGENPFSCPECGKCFTRKSDLITHVRIHRVEKPHLCSTCGKCFTEKSQLLAHERSHIGEKSYSCSECGLCFKEKSDLVAHERSHTEEKTCPECGKCFTQKNDYFLHIRAHAEEKQYSCTECGQCFFNMAHLLEHEKNHTGEKPYSCSVCGKGFRDKRYFLTHEKSHTEDEQYSCSECGKCFSDKRYFAIHKKTHREEKTHSCSECKKCFTKKSSLIDHKRIHTGEKEYLCLECGKSFTHRRYFVIHKRIHTGEKPHSCSECGKSFTNKSHLVTHQRIHTGEKPYSCSECGKCFTKKSHLNIHQRTHTGEKPYPCSQCTMAFTTKSNLHMHEKRNHTGEKPYSCSECGKCFRNESNLFTHERKNHSGQKPL is encoded by the exons ATGGTCCGTTTCACCAATGACCCAACAAGGATGGAGAAGGCCAGAAAGCACATGGCTGCCAGGATATTAGACTTCGCCCTAGAGATAATCCACCTGATaaccggagag gattacacagtagtgaagaagtggtCTGGTGAGTGTGTGACCCCCCGTGTGTCAGGAGGATCGGGCACCATCCAGAGCCCCACCCCCGAGGATCCTCCACCTCATTCACTGATACAtgagcagaagatcctagaactgacCACCAGGATaactgagctgctgactggagag gttcctataaggtgtcaggacgtcactgtctatttctccatggaggagtgggagtatgtagaaggacacaaggatctgtaccaggacatgaTAGAGGATCACCGTCCCCTCACACCGG ATGAAGTCATGGATAGAAATCCACccaagaggtgtccccgtcctctgtattcccaggattGTCCAGAAGAAAATGTCCCAGAGGaccatcag GAAGAAGATCTGATTATTATTAAAGTGGAGGATgaatctgaagaagaagaagtagAGGAGATTATGAGAGGCTATGACTcgtgtatgagggaagtgaagAAGGAAATTTGTGGAGATGTCACCCCAG AAAATCCCGATAAGGAGACTGATGGAAACTTCATGTTATCACTGAATTCTGGAGTAGAACTTGAAGAAGTCACGCTGCACTCCTTAGGAGAGGACCTCCTTTCACTCGATGTTCATCCAGGTCTTCTCGGTACAGATCTATCCTATAGTCCCTATAACCGTGAGCAGGTTCTTACAACAAGTACACATAGAAAAAAGGGCAAACGGTTTAATTGTGATGAATGTAAAAAAGAGTTTACAAACATCTCAGACCTTATAACACACAGAAGaagccacacaggggagaagtATTCATGTTCactatgtgggaaatgttttaggaATACATCCGAGCTTGTGGCACATGAAAGAATGCACACAGGAGAGAATCCAtattcatgttcacaatgtgggaaaCGTTTTGCCCTGAGAACAGATCTTCTTAAACATCAGGAAACTCACTCAACAGAGAGGCCATATCCGTGTCCCGTATGTGGCAAACGTTTTACATCAATACCATATCTTAGTATACACGAAAGAAGGCACACAGGAGAGAACCccttttcatgtccagaatgcgggaaatgtttCACGAGAAAATCCGATCTTATTACACATGTGAGAATTCACAGAGTAGAGAAGCCGCATTTATGTTCaacatgtggaaaatgttttacagaAAAATCACAGCTTTTGgcacatgagagaagtcacataGGAGAGAAGtcctattcatgttcagaatgtgggttatgttttaaagaaaaatcagatcttgttgcacatgagagaagtcacacggAGGAAAagacatgtccagaatgtgggaaatgttttacacaaaaaaatgattattttttacatatcagAGCTCACGCAGAAGAGAAGCAGTATTCATGTACAGAATGTGGGCAATGTTTTTTTAATATGGCGCATCTTCTTGAGCATGAGAAaaatcacacaggagaaaagccgtattcatgttcagtatGTGGGAAAGGTTTTAGAGATAAAAGATATTTTCTTACACATGAGAAAAGTCACACAGAAGATGAGCAATATTCTTGctcagagtgtgggaaatgtttttcagaTAAAAGATATTTTGCTATACATAAGAAAACTCACAGAGAAGAAAAAAcacattcatgttcagaatgtaagaaatgttttacaaaaaaatcaagTCTTATTGATcataagagaattcacacaggagagaaggagtATTTGtgcttagaatgtgggaaatctttTACCCATAGAAGATATTTTGTAATACATAAGAGAAtacacacaggggaaaagccacattcatgttcagaatgtggtaaatctTTTACAAATAAATCACACCTTGTTACAcaccagagaattcacacaggagaaaagccgtattcgtgttcagaatgtgggaagtgCTTTACAAAGAAATCACATCTTAAtatacatcagagaactcacacaggagagaagccatatccgTGTTCACAATGTACCATGGCTTTTACGACCAAATCAAATCTGCATATGCATGAGAAAagaaatcacacaggagagaagccgtattcgtgttcagaatgtgggaaatgttttagaaaTGAATCAAATCTTTTTACACATGAGAGAAAAAATCACTCAGGACAGAAGCCACTTTGA